A portion of the Candidatus Binataceae bacterium genome contains these proteins:
- a CDS encoding class I SAM-dependent methyltransferase encodes MTETPSAAKIGKLIEETYARGTVRGDDGSESQILPASVTPDRGAFVREMCLRIGATTALEVGMAWGMSTLHILEALLSNGAGAGAHVAVDCNQAERYHNAALRTLREAGLDYLVEFHEDRSELLLPRLVREGRRFDFAFIDGLHHFDHVFVDLFYTHRLLRPGGVVVLDDVFQDSVRFACRYVQTNYGYQTLALHPPHAVALDDDSPNGWRAMVVALQKPNEEQPRGRFHFVPFFPAAPKESAVGAAGAARTSPRANSVSRARANALRRDARLALSGGDRIAARRYTLQAIRLQPLRLKSYLRLLKTFLPQPMIRALSRRSARGGGDARAHD; translated from the coding sequence ATGACAGAAACCCCAAGCGCCGCGAAGATCGGAAAGCTGATCGAGGAGACCTACGCCAGGGGCACGGTTCGCGGCGATGACGGCAGCGAATCGCAGATCCTTCCAGCCAGCGTCACGCCCGACCGCGGCGCCTTCGTCAGGGAGATGTGCCTGCGGATAGGAGCCACGACCGCGCTGGAAGTCGGGATGGCGTGGGGTATGTCCACCCTGCACATCCTGGAGGCGCTGCTTAGCAATGGCGCCGGTGCGGGGGCGCATGTCGCAGTGGATTGCAACCAAGCCGAAAGATACCACAACGCCGCCCTGCGGACGCTGAGAGAGGCTGGGCTGGATTATCTGGTCGAATTCCACGAAGACCGCTCGGAGCTGCTGTTGCCGCGGCTGGTGCGCGAGGGGCGCCGCTTTGACTTCGCTTTCATCGACGGGCTGCATCACTTCGACCACGTCTTCGTTGACCTGTTTTACACCCATCGTCTGCTCAGGCCCGGAGGCGTGGTCGTGCTCGACGATGTCTTTCAGGATTCGGTGCGTTTCGCCTGCCGTTACGTGCAGACCAACTACGGCTACCAGACGCTGGCGCTGCATCCGCCCCATGCGGTGGCACTGGATGACGACTCACCCAATGGATGGCGCGCGATGGTGGTCGCCCTGCAAAAGCCGAACGAGGAACAGCCGCGCGGACGCTTCCATTTCGTTCCCTTCTTTCCGGCCGCCCCGAAGGAGTCCGCGGTCGGCGCCGCAGGGGCCGCAAGGACATCGCCGCGGGCAAACTCGGTGTCGCGCGCGAGGGCCAACGCGCTGCGTCGGGATGCCCGGCTAGCCTTGAGCGGCGGCGACCGGATTGCCGCGCGCAGATATACGCTCCAGGCGATACGCCTCCAGCCGCTTCGCCTGAAATCTTACCTCCGCCTGCTCAAGACCTTTTTGCCTCAGCCGATGATCCGTGCGCTCTCCAGGCGGTCGGCCAGAGGCGGCGGCGATGCGCGCGCGCATGACTAA
- a CDS encoding sulfotransferase domain-containing protein, translating to MTKPSRRRQRLPDFIAIGPPRTGTTWLHGVLYHRACLPEGVKETRFFDMFYGRGLEWYARYFRGCDHKRPVGEVSPSYFHRPEVRERIAHHLPGCQIICTLREPVARVYSHYRLLHAQGLIRGSFEQEVTTNADLLEANRYGLHLRGWYELLRRDRMAVFFYDDLEADPRAFADAVCRFIGVPPLVLTPEISHFLDRNEVKYGSRSRVLAYNARRLRYWLQGHHAHWVAELLRRAGLWRFCAGRGPEFAALPPHLEARLRERFLPEVEAVEKLTGRDLSAWKPDALGQAGPADARSPAAAAVPAAR from the coding sequence ATGACTAAGCCATCGAGGAGACGGCAGCGGCTGCCGGATTTTATCGCCATCGGTCCACCGAGAACCGGGACGACCTGGCTGCATGGCGTGCTTTACCATCGCGCCTGCCTGCCCGAAGGTGTCAAGGAAACCCGTTTTTTTGACATGTTCTACGGTCGCGGCCTTGAGTGGTACGCGAGGTACTTCAGGGGTTGCGACCACAAGCGGCCGGTCGGCGAGGTAAGCCCGTCGTACTTCCACCGCCCAGAGGTGCGCGAGCGCATCGCGCACCACCTCCCTGGGTGCCAAATCATCTGCACGCTGCGCGAGCCGGTAGCGCGCGTCTATTCCCATTACCGGCTGCTGCACGCGCAGGGCCTGATCCGAGGTTCGTTCGAGCAAGAGGTGACGACTAACGCGGACCTGCTGGAAGCCAACCGCTACGGCTTGCATCTGCGCGGGTGGTACGAGCTCCTGCGTCGCGACCGGATGGCAGTATTCTTCTACGACGATCTCGAGGCGGACCCGCGGGCTTTCGCCGATGCGGTATGCCGATTCATCGGCGTGCCTCCACTGGTTCTCACGCCTGAGATTAGCCATTTCCTCGACCGCAACGAGGTCAAATATGGATCGCGTAGCCGAGTACTTGCCTACAACGCCCGCCGCCTGAGGTATTGGCTGCAAGGACACCATGCACATTGGGTCGCCGAACTGTTGCGGCGCGCAGGCCTATGGCGCTTCTGCGCCGGGCGCGGCCCCGAGTTTGCCGCACTCCCGCCGCATCTCGAAGCGCGCCTGAGAGAGCGTTTTTTACCCGAGGTCGAAGCGGTGGAGAAACTCACCGGTCGCGACCTTTCCGCGTGGAAACCGGACGCCCTCGGGCAGGCCGGGCCCGCGGACGCGCGGAGCCCGGCCGCAGCCGCCGTGCCAGCGGCGCGCTAA
- the argJ gene encoding bifunctional glutamate N-acetyltransferase/amino-acid acetyltransferase ArgJ: MDVILEPRPVKGFRFAGVAAGLRKEPGRKDLGIIVAERPAAAAGVFTTNRVKAAPVLVAQERVRRGRLQAIAVNSGSANCFTGRAGIKLAQDSCAALAAGIGCAAEAVAPCSTGVIGHLYELEKYRAGIRHAIGALSADGLDDFARAIMTTDTRPKTASAQLRLGGAEVTIAGCAKGAGMIEPKMATMLAFIVTDAAVRAPELKRTLAHALPSSFNAITVDGDMSTNDTLLMLASGAAGGHELTGRDLAAFNTAAAEVAAVLARELVRDGEGATKLVTVEVRGARRAADAERIARQIANSPLVKTAFFGCDPNFGRIVMAAGKAGVALDLEKLEVSLGGIRIASHGALHTEALADAAARMKEREFGVTVDLRLGKARAQIVTCDLSYDYVKINAEYTT, encoded by the coding sequence ATGGACGTGATTCTCGAACCTCGGCCGGTCAAGGGCTTTCGCTTCGCGGGAGTCGCCGCCGGCCTGCGCAAGGAGCCCGGACGCAAGGACCTCGGAATCATCGTGGCCGAGCGCCCGGCCGCCGCCGCCGGCGTCTTCACCACCAACCGGGTGAAGGCGGCGCCGGTGCTGGTCGCGCAGGAACGCGTGCGCCGCGGCCGGCTCCAGGCGATCGCGGTGAACTCGGGTTCGGCCAACTGCTTCACCGGGCGCGCGGGAATCAAGCTTGCGCAGGACTCGTGCGCGGCGCTGGCGGCGGGAATCGGGTGCGCGGCGGAGGCGGTTGCGCCCTGCTCGACCGGCGTGATCGGCCACCTCTACGAGCTGGAGAAATATCGCGCCGGTATCCGCCACGCGATCGGCGCGCTCTCCGCCGACGGGCTCGACGACTTTGCCCGCGCGATCATGACCACCGACACCCGTCCCAAGACCGCCTCGGCGCAACTGCGCCTGGGCGGCGCCGAGGTGACGATTGCCGGATGCGCCAAGGGCGCGGGGATGATCGAGCCGAAGATGGCCACCATGCTCGCCTTTATCGTCACCGACGCCGCCGTGCGCGCACCCGAGCTCAAACGCACGCTCGCCCACGCGCTGCCGTCGAGCTTCAACGCGATCACGGTTGACGGCGACATGTCCACCAATGACACGCTGCTGATGCTCGCCAGCGGCGCGGCCGGCGGGCATGAGCTCACAGGCCGCGACCTCGCCGCCTTCAACACGGCGGCAGCCGAGGTCGCTGCGGTGCTCGCGCGCGAGCTGGTGCGCGACGGCGAAGGCGCGACCAAGCTCGTCACGGTCGAGGTGCGGGGCGCGCGCCGTGCTGCCGACGCGGAGCGGATCGCGCGCCAGATCGCCAACTCGCCGCTGGTCAAGACGGCGTTCTTCGGATGCGATCCGAATTTCGGGCGAATCGTAATGGCGGCCGGCAAGGCGGGGGTGGCGCTCGATCTGGAAAAGCTCGAAGTCAGCCTCGGCGGAATCCGGATCGCCAGCCATGGTGCGCTGCATACCGAGGCGCTGGCCGACGCGGCAGCGCGGATGAAGGAGCGCGAGTTCGGTGTGACCGTCGATCTGCGCCTGGGCAAAGCGCGCGCCCAAATCGTGACCTGCGATTTGAGCTACGACTACGTCAAGATCAACGCCGAATACACGACGTAA
- a CDS encoding glycosyltransferase family A protein yields MSRVSVIIPVRNGAATVGRTIDSALAQAPEPPEVVVVDDGSTDDTARILDAYGDRIKVLRQRNRGPSFARNAGALAAGPEAEYFAFLDADDVWLPGMLAAMVAELDATSGAVLAFCDVVPVNDSDQELDTCFIDPPSAHAPTMEELLTRWWPILTSAAVMRRAAFERAGGFDESFTRPGFEDPFMWLVMREEGDFIYIPQRLVRYRTTPPHARMMKYAKGYRIFSRLVTQRYGQAGRRLIRESTKAFVAAWGYAGLVALREGDRLRARQAFACALRYGPFELRTASRWLRTFLPIAAARALSGRAVRENRVNPELENYFR; encoded by the coding sequence ATGAGCCGAGTCTCCGTCATCATCCCCGTGCGTAACGGCGCCGCCACCGTCGGGCGCACCATCGACAGCGCCCTTGCGCAGGCGCCCGAGCCGCCCGAGGTCGTCGTCGTTGACGACGGCTCGACCGACGACACCGCGCGCATCCTGGACGCCTACGGCGACCGGATCAAGGTCCTGCGCCAGCGCAACCGCGGCCCATCATTTGCGCGCAACGCCGGCGCCCTTGCCGCCGGTCCCGAGGCCGAGTACTTCGCCTTTCTCGACGCCGATGACGTGTGGCTGCCCGGGATGCTGGCGGCGATGGTGGCCGAGTTGGACGCGACCTCTGGCGCAGTGCTCGCCTTTTGCGACGTCGTACCGGTCAACGATTCGGACCAGGAACTCGACACCTGCTTCATCGACCCACCCTCGGCCCACGCTCCCACGATGGAGGAACTGCTCACGCGCTGGTGGCCGATCCTCACCAGCGCGGCGGTGATGCGGCGGGCGGCCTTCGAGCGCGCCGGTGGGTTCGACGAGAGCTTCACCCGGCCGGGCTTCGAAGACCCGTTCATGTGGCTGGTGATGCGCGAGGAGGGCGATTTCATCTACATACCCCAGCGCCTGGTGCGTTACCGCACCACCCCGCCCCACGCGCGAATGATGAAATACGCCAAGGGCTACCGCATCTTCAGCCGCCTGGTCACCCAGCGCTACGGCCAAGCCGGCCGGCGGTTGATCCGCGAATCGACCAAAGCCTTCGTCGCAGCATGGGGTTATGCGGGACTGGTGGCGCTGCGCGAGGGCGACAGGCTGCGTGCGCGCCAGGCGTTCGCCTGCGCGCTGCGCTACGGCCCGTTCGAGTTGCGGACCGCCTCGCGCTGGCTGCGCACCTTCCTGCCGATCGCGGCGGCCCGCGCGCTCAGCGGGCGCGCGGTGCGCGAAAACCGGGTCAACCCTGAGCTTGAGAACTACTTTCGCTAA
- a CDS encoding ABC transporter transmembrane domain-containing protein yields MSTKFWRSVGELLLLHSADDEESKRYLDTYWRVLSYARPYIFPDTVLAIGALLGLGAVNAAILPLIKRFIDKVSITHLSAFTPQDLHQLHVLSLEILVVFIARALTDFAGTYLSNYIGMRIAMDLRGEFNDRLQYLPLSFFNWTPTGGLLTRAISDVQLTSSIINNTLFSLVGQSFTLVAMLGTLFWMDWKLAFLAFVVFPIAVLPVIGAARRVRKMSKSAQKRLGDLSVMMQEAAQGCRVVKAFGMEEYERTRFRAMLDKQLRIMRRVLRAGAITDPIIEVLGACGVIAVLWYGADLVMTGSRTPGTFAAFITAMLVIYKPFKRIAGTNNAIQQGLVSAERIFAVIDHPPEVHDSPGALELEPGPHTIELRNVSFRYDRTAEWVLRNVNLKIGAGEAVALVGMSGGGKSTLADLIPRFYDPGKGMLLIDGVDARRYSLRSLRAQIGLVSQHTFLFNDTIRSNIAYGSAARSLDEIVAAAKAANAHDFISRLPDGYDTVVGEFGVRLSGGERQRLAIARALLKNAPILILDEPTSNLDSEAERVVQDAIERLMENRTTLMIAHRLSTVRRADRICVVVKGEIVEQGTHDELLALDGAYRKLCDLQFYLPEETEAPVRGAVNG; encoded by the coding sequence ATGAGCACCAAGTTCTGGCGCAGCGTCGGAGAGCTGTTGCTGCTGCACTCGGCTGACGACGAGGAAAGCAAGCGCTACCTCGACACCTACTGGCGGGTGCTGAGCTATGCGCGGCCGTATATTTTTCCCGACACGGTCCTGGCAATTGGCGCGCTGCTTGGCTTGGGCGCGGTGAACGCGGCGATCCTGCCGTTAATCAAGAGGTTCATCGACAAGGTTTCCATCACCCACCTGAGCGCCTTCACTCCCCAGGACCTCCATCAGCTCCACGTTCTCTCGCTCGAGATCCTGGTGGTGTTCATCGCCCGCGCGTTGACTGACTTCGCCGGCACCTACCTGAGCAACTACATCGGGATGCGGATCGCGATGGATCTGCGTGGTGAATTCAACGATCGGCTGCAATACCTGCCGCTGTCGTTCTTCAACTGGACGCCGACCGGGGGTCTGCTCACCCGCGCGATAAGCGACGTCCAGCTCACCTCCTCGATCATCAACAACACCCTGTTCTCGCTCGTCGGTCAGAGCTTCACGCTGGTGGCGATGCTGGGAACGTTGTTCTGGATGGACTGGAAGCTTGCGTTCCTCGCCTTCGTGGTCTTCCCGATCGCGGTCCTGCCGGTGATCGGCGCCGCGCGGCGCGTGCGCAAGATGTCCAAGAGCGCGCAGAAGCGGCTGGGCGACCTGTCGGTCATGATGCAGGAGGCGGCGCAGGGCTGCCGGGTGGTCAAGGCCTTCGGGATGGAGGAATACGAGCGCACGCGCTTTCGCGCCATGCTCGACAAGCAACTGCGGATCATGCGTCGGGTGCTGCGCGCGGGCGCGATCACTGACCCGATAATCGAGGTGCTGGGCGCGTGCGGGGTGATCGCGGTGCTGTGGTACGGCGCCGACCTGGTGATGACCGGCTCGCGCACGCCGGGCACCTTCGCCGCCTTCATCACCGCGATGCTGGTGATCTACAAGCCCTTCAAACGGATCGCCGGCACCAACAACGCGATCCAGCAGGGCCTGGTTTCGGCCGAGCGGATCTTTGCGGTCATCGATCATCCGCCCGAGGTGCATGACTCGCCCGGCGCGCTCGAGCTCGAGCCCGGGCCGCACACGATCGAGTTGCGCAACGTCAGCTTCCGCTACGACCGCACCGCTGAGTGGGTCCTGCGCAACGTCAACCTCAAGATCGGCGCGGGCGAGGCGGTGGCGCTGGTGGGGATGAGCGGAGGCGGCAAATCGACGCTCGCCGACCTCATTCCGCGCTTCTACGACCCCGGCAAAGGCATGCTGCTCATCGACGGCGTCGACGCGCGCCGCTACTCGCTGCGCTCGCTGCGCGCGCAGATCGGCCTGGTCTCCCAGCACACCTTCCTGTTCAACGATACCATCCGTTCCAATATTGCCTACGGCAGCGCCGCGCGCAGCCTCGACGAGATCGTCGCCGCGGCCAAGGCCGCCAACGCCCACGACTTCATCTCCCGCTTGCCCGACGGCTATGACACCGTGGTCGGCGAGTTCGGCGTGCGGCTCTCCGGCGGTGAGCGCCAGCGGCTGGCGATCGCGCGCGCGCTGCTCAAGAACGCGCCGATCCTGATTCTCGACGAGCCGACCTCCAATCTCGACTCCGAGGCCGAGCGCGTGGTGCAGGACGCGATCGAGCGGCTGATGGAGAACCGCACCACGCTGATGATCGCCCATCGGCTCTCCACCGTGCGCCGCGCCGACCGCATCTGCGTCGTCGTCAAGGGCGAGATTGTCGAGCAGGGCACCCACGATGAATTGCTCGCGCTCGACGGCGCCTACCGCAAGCTGTGCGACCTGCAGTTCTACCTGCCCGAGGAGACCGAGGCGCCCGTGCGCGGCGCCGTCAACGGCTAG
- a CDS encoding Rieske 2Fe-2S domain-containing protein has product MASFVKVARRDEIPDGSGKTVELGGRKIALFNAGGKFYAIDNTCRHRGGPLGEGDLYGTTVVCPWHGWEYDVTNGQSLDDSSVKVACFAVRVDGDDVLVEA; this is encoded by the coding sequence GTGGCAAGCTTCGTCAAAGTCGCCCGGCGCGACGAAATTCCCGACGGCAGCGGCAAGACGGTCGAACTCGGCGGACGCAAGATTGCGCTGTTCAATGCCGGCGGCAAGTTCTACGCGATCGACAACACCTGCCGCCATCGCGGCGGCCCGCTCGGCGAGGGCGACCTCTACGGCACCACGGTGGTATGCCCGTGGCACGGATGGGAGTACGACGTGACCAACGGGCAGAGCCTCGATGACTCCAGCGTCAAGGTGGCCTGCTTCGCCGTGCGCGTGGACGGCGACGACGTGCTGGTCGAGGCCTGA
- a CDS encoding sulfotransferase yields MTPASRWPASPCAWTATTCWSRPEAFAAEATRLHILMEPELAATPRRSSALRLPDFIAVGPPRTGTTWLYRALSGHVGLARDTKETDFFSDHYDRGLEWYAELFAGCDPKLPAGEISPNYFAAAEAPERIARHIPGCRIICTLRDPVERLYSFYRLMRHNGWTRVTFEQLTYSELPATQANRYAHHLARWRERVGQENVLVALYDDLEADPQRFLDSICEFIGIPAISLAGSPLLNKRVNSVTHGPRVAILAEQAWRLRQWLQARGARTAITVLRKAGLWRFAFRGGGEFGPLDPALERRLRKRLRPEIEALEAMLGRDLSAWRTPVR; encoded by the coding sequence ATGACTCCAGCGTCAAGGTGGCCTGCTTCGCCGTGCGCGTGGACGGCGACGACGTGCTGGTCGAGGCCTGAAGCTTTTGCCGCGGAGGCAACGCGTCTCCACATCTTGATGGAGCCCGAATTGGCTGCGACCCCCAGGCGATCGTCGGCGCTGCGGCTGCCAGATTTCATAGCGGTGGGCCCGCCGCGCACCGGCACGACCTGGCTCTACCGCGCGCTCAGCGGCCACGTCGGACTCGCCCGCGACACCAAGGAGACCGACTTCTTCTCCGACCATTACGACCGCGGGTTGGAATGGTACGCGGAGCTGTTCGCGGGATGCGATCCGAAGCTGCCGGCGGGCGAGATTTCGCCCAACTACTTCGCCGCCGCCGAGGCGCCCGAGCGGATCGCGCGCCACATCCCCGGATGTCGCATCATCTGCACCTTGCGCGATCCGGTCGAGCGACTGTACTCGTTCTACCGCCTGATGCGGCACAACGGATGGACGCGGGTTACATTCGAGCAGCTGACGTACAGCGAGCTGCCGGCGACCCAGGCCAACCGCTATGCGCATCACCTGGCGCGCTGGCGCGAACGCGTCGGCCAGGAGAACGTGCTGGTCGCGCTCTATGACGACCTCGAAGCCGACCCGCAGCGCTTTCTGGATTCGATCTGTGAATTCATCGGGATTCCCGCGATTTCGCTTGCGGGCTCGCCGTTGCTGAACAAGCGGGTCAACAGCGTCACCCACGGGCCCAGGGTCGCGATACTCGCCGAGCAGGCGTGGCGACTGCGCCAGTGGCTTCAGGCCCGCGGCGCGCGCACCGCGATAACCGTGCTGCGCAAGGCCGGCCTATGGCGCTTCGCCTTTCGCGGCGGCGGCGAATTCGGCCCGCTCGACCCCGCCCTCGAACGCCGGCTGCGCAAGCGTCTGCGGCCCGAGATCGAAGCGCTCGAAGCGATGCTCGGCCGGGATCTCTCGGCGTGGAGAACGCCGGTGCGATAG
- a CDS encoding sulfotransferase, whose protein sequence is MPDSDNRSCVRGRLPAFLAVGPPRTGTTWLHGLLYHRACLPAGTKETHYFDMFYAKGAGWYQGYFRSCSSTAVVGEVTPTYFALAEARERIARDLPGCKIVCTLRDPVSRAWSWYRVLHREGRIRRGFLDEMLRGNEPQLRQANRYALHLRAWRERFGEENVGVFLYDDLRANPQSFADSVLRFLGLPSIEVDTIAAYLMRNEADDDCRIPALAYGAWRLRMSLKSLRAERTVERLGRLGVWRLCFGGGGPFAPLPGDVEHRLREFFVPEVEALKELIGRDLSSWKVRSAREQKRAASL, encoded by the coding sequence ATGCCTGATAGCGATAACCGAAGTTGCGTTCGTGGGCGTCTACCCGCCTTCCTCGCGGTAGGACCGCCGCGCACTGGAACGACGTGGCTTCACGGTCTCCTCTATCACCGTGCTTGCCTGCCCGCAGGAACCAAAGAAACTCATTACTTCGACATGTTCTATGCGAAGGGAGCGGGCTGGTATCAGGGCTACTTTCGCAGTTGCTCGAGCACCGCTGTAGTCGGGGAGGTCACGCCAACCTATTTTGCGCTCGCCGAGGCGCGCGAGCGCATCGCCCGCGATCTACCCGGCTGCAAGATCGTTTGCACGCTGCGCGACCCGGTGTCGCGCGCCTGGTCATGGTACCGCGTGCTCCATCGTGAAGGCCGCATACGGCGCGGCTTTCTCGACGAAATGCTGCGCGGAAATGAGCCGCAGCTGCGGCAGGCTAACCGTTACGCGCTCCACCTCCGGGCCTGGCGCGAGCGCTTCGGCGAAGAGAACGTCGGCGTCTTCTTGTACGACGACCTGCGGGCAAATCCGCAAAGCTTCGCCGATTCGGTGCTGCGCTTCCTCGGGCTTCCCTCGATCGAGGTCGATACCATCGCGGCCTACCTGATGCGCAACGAAGCCGACGACGACTGTCGCATCCCGGCCCTGGCATACGGCGCATGGCGCCTTCGCATGTCGCTCAAATCGTTGCGTGCTGAACGGACCGTGGAAAGGCTCGGACGACTGGGGGTGTGGCGGCTCTGCTTTGGCGGCGGCGGCCCATTCGCGCCGCTGCCGGGTGACGTCGAGCACCGGCTGCGTGAATTCTTCGTTCCGGAAGTCGAAGCGCTGAAGGAACTAATCGGGCGCGACCTTTCATCATGGAAGGTCCGTTCGGCGCGGGAGCAAAAGCGAGCCGCCTCGCTTTGA